Proteins found in one Exiguobacterium sp. 9-2 genomic segment:
- a CDS encoding GNAT family N-acetyltransferase — MEIREAIPADAGRIHDIAITSWLDTYEEIYSERSKAHFVQEAYPQEEVVRAIRTAEEARGEYFYVGIIDEEIVGFIHAVDVEGTWEIIRLYVLPEYQQNGIGRRLIRELERQGAVPLEVYVEARNYKARQFLTSFGFEELSEMTEEVFGQAESVVRLRHVAS; from the coding sequence ATGGAAATACGCGAAGCTATTCCAGCTGATGCAGGACGTATTCATGACATTGCTATCACATCTTGGTTGGATACGTATGAAGAAATCTATTCCGAACGTTCGAAAGCGCATTTCGTGCAGGAGGCGTATCCGCAAGAAGAAGTCGTTCGTGCGATCCGGACGGCGGAAGAAGCACGGGGAGAGTATTTTTATGTCGGAATCATCGACGAGGAAATCGTCGGTTTCATTCATGCTGTTGATGTCGAAGGAACATGGGAAATCATTCGGCTTTACGTCTTGCCGGAATATCAGCAAAACGGAATCGGAAGACGTCTGATTCGTGAACTCGAACGACAAGGAGCCGTCCCACTCGAAGTCTACGTGGAAGCACGTAACTATAAAGCGCGTCAATTCCTGACCTCATTTGGTTTTGAAGAACTTAGTGAGATGACGGAAGAAGTGTTTGGGCAAGCGGAATCAGTCGTTCGTCTTCGCCATGTTGCCTCGTGA
- a CDS encoding class I SAM-dependent methyltransferase, whose protein sequence is MGTGVYAMSLARVLPYTKQLLESVIEPGDCVVDMTAGNGHDTQFLAECVGPEGRVLAFDVQAQAIEESTRRLDEAGMLERVDLYHESHIHVGARLSDERRPVRAGVFNLGYLPGSDKSITTTGEETLEALDALLPVLAPGGLVVLVVYHGHLEGKRERDAVLDYVTALDQQGYAVLQYRFLNQQNHPPFIIAIEKKVR, encoded by the coding sequence ATAGGAACAGGAGTCTATGCCATGTCACTTGCCCGTGTACTACCTTATACGAAACAATTACTGGAGTCCGTCATCGAACCTGGTGACTGCGTCGTCGATATGACTGCCGGAAATGGACATGATACGCAGTTCTTAGCAGAATGCGTCGGTCCAGAAGGTAGAGTCCTTGCGTTCGACGTCCAAGCTCAAGCCATCGAGGAATCGACACGACGTCTCGACGAAGCCGGAATGTTAGAACGTGTCGATCTTTATCACGAAAGTCACATCCATGTTGGTGCGCGTCTTTCGGACGAACGACGGCCTGTTCGTGCCGGCGTCTTCAATCTCGGATACTTGCCTGGAAGTGATAAATCGATCACGACGACAGGTGAAGAGACGCTTGAAGCACTCGACGCTCTCCTCCCGGTACTTGCACCTGGTGGTCTTGTCGTCCTTGTCGTCTATCACGGTCATCTTGAAGGAAAACGGGAACGCGATGCTGTCCTAGATTACGTCACAGCCCTTGATCAGCAAGGTTATGCCGTTCTTCAGTACCGCTTCTTGAATCAACAGAATCATCCACCGTTCATCATCGCGATCGAGAAAAAAGTGCGCTGA
- a CDS encoding peptidoglycan bridge formation glycyltransferase FemA/FemB family protein, which translates to MERCQFITDAATWTTHVQKQPLDIFYSHQYVTLNARPSEQAVLFLYEGHAGTLFYPFLKRRIFDTPYSDLITPYGYGGPEIIGRLTASEIQQARLSFERWAEQESIVSEMIRFNPLTGNERFMQDWTKVSFIRHTTSIDLRPSLEDIMQTFHKKTRSMIRKSLASPLTVRTGTRDDLPVFLALYHETMDRKNASAHYYFTATYFEQLMETNPLCEPLLLMAEIDGKAVGGYFVLLGKEYAHGHLIGCKRDEEKMFPNQRLEYEAILQAKARGLVEQHLGGGYQERDSLFESKCRYTGYRLFEYHQGKSILQPSLYDLLCVRYGSNADSDYFPAYRQAGIQVATS; encoded by the coding sequence ATGGAAAGGTGTCAATTCATCACAGATGCCGCAACTTGGACGACACACGTACAGAAACAGCCTCTTGATATCTTCTATAGTCACCAATACGTCACGCTCAACGCTAGACCGTCTGAGCAAGCGGTATTATTTCTTTATGAAGGTCATGCAGGAACACTGTTTTATCCTTTTTTGAAGCGTCGTATTTTTGATACGCCTTATTCAGATCTCATTACCCCGTACGGCTATGGCGGACCGGAAATCATCGGTCGACTGACTGCGTCCGAGATCCAGCAGGCTCGTTTATCCTTTGAGAGGTGGGCGGAGCAAGAATCGATCGTCTCGGAAATGATCCGCTTTAATCCATTAACAGGTAATGAACGGTTTATGCAGGACTGGACAAAAGTTTCCTTCATCCGTCATACGACGAGTATTGATTTGCGTCCTTCACTTGAAGATATCATGCAGACATTTCATAAGAAGACGAGAAGCATGATTCGTAAATCGCTTGCTTCACCCTTAACCGTCAGAACAGGAACACGGGACGATCTACCTGTTTTTTTAGCGTTGTATCATGAAACGATGGACCGGAAGAATGCCTCGGCTCATTATTATTTTACCGCGACGTATTTTGAGCAATTGATGGAGACGAACCCACTTTGTGAGCCCTTATTACTGATGGCGGAAATCGACGGAAAAGCGGTTGGGGGATACTTCGTATTGCTTGGAAAAGAATACGCCCACGGTCATTTGATCGGCTGTAAGCGGGATGAAGAGAAGATGTTCCCGAATCAGCGACTTGAGTACGAAGCAATTCTTCAGGCAAAAGCACGAGGACTCGTCGAACAACATCTTGGGGGCGGGTATCAAGAACGGGATAGTCTTTTTGAGAGTAAATGCCGTTACACTGGATATCGACTATTTGAGTATCATCAAGGAAAATCCATCCTGCAGCCATCACTATATGATTTGCTCTGCGTACGATACGGATCAAATGCTGATTCCGATTATTTTCCGGCGTATCGACAAGCTGGTATTCAGGTGGCAACTAGTTAA
- the leuS gene encoding leucine--tRNA ligase — protein MPYNHREIEPKWQARWDQDNAFVTTEDPEKEGFYALDMFPYPSGAGLHVGHPEGYTATDILARMKRMQGYNVLHPMGWDAFGLPAEQYALDTGNDPREFTAKNIETFKRQLKELGFSYDWDREINTTDPKYYKWTQWIFTKLYEKGLAFVDEVAVNWCPALGTVLANEEVIDGLSERGNHPVVRVPMRQWVLKITEYADRLLEDLDDLDWPDSVKEMQRNWIGKSEGAEIDFTIDGHKKQVTVFTTRPDTIFGATYLVLAPEHPFVTDITTADHKEAVDAYISQVQTKSDLERTDLAKEKTGVFTGAFAVNPISGDRLPIWIADYVLASYGTGAIMAVPGHDERDHEFAKQFDLPIVEVVAGGNVDEAAYTGEGEHVNSHMLDGLGKQEAIETMIAELETNQVGRKKITYRLRDWLFSRQRYWGEPIPVVHMEDGSMKTLNQEELPLELPIIPEIKPSGTGESPLALAEDWLDYTDPETGMKGRRETNTMPQWGGSCWYYLRFIDPHNEEAIADPEKLKYWLPVDIYIGGAEHAVLHLLYARFWHKVLYDAGVVPTKEPFQKLYNQGMILGENNEKMSKSRGNVINPDEIVKSHGADTLRLYEMFMGPLDASVAWSENGLDGARRFLDRVWRLFERTADIQDVTEVDADFERTYHQTVKKVTEDFANIQFNTGISQLMVFVNEANKQPVLPRHFLRGFIQLLTPVAPHLGEELWEQLGFEETLTYAAWPTFDESKLVSDTMEFVIQVNGKVRSKIEINIDATKEEIEALAFADEKTQEWIGDKTVRKVIVVPKKLINIVAN, from the coding sequence ATGCCGTACAATCATCGCGAAATTGAACCGAAATGGCAGGCGCGTTGGGATCAAGACAACGCCTTCGTCACGACAGAAGATCCAGAAAAAGAAGGGTTCTATGCCCTTGATATGTTCCCGTATCCGTCAGGTGCTGGACTCCATGTTGGTCATCCGGAAGGTTACACAGCAACGGATATCCTCGCACGGATGAAGCGGATGCAAGGATACAATGTCCTTCACCCAATGGGATGGGATGCGTTCGGATTACCAGCAGAACAATACGCGCTCGATACAGGAAACGATCCACGCGAATTCACAGCGAAAAACATCGAGACGTTCAAGCGTCAGCTTAAAGAACTTGGATTCTCGTATGACTGGGATCGTGAAATCAACACAACGGATCCAAAATACTACAAATGGACGCAGTGGATCTTTACGAAGTTGTATGAAAAAGGACTTGCCTTCGTAGACGAAGTCGCAGTCAACTGGTGCCCGGCACTTGGAACTGTCCTTGCGAATGAAGAGGTCATCGACGGATTATCCGAACGCGGAAATCATCCGGTTGTGCGTGTTCCGATGCGTCAATGGGTCTTGAAAATCACGGAATATGCGGATCGCCTTCTTGAAGATCTGGATGATCTCGATTGGCCGGATTCTGTCAAAGAGATGCAACGCAACTGGATCGGGAAATCTGAGGGTGCTGAGATTGATTTCACGATTGATGGACATAAAAAACAAGTCACGGTCTTTACGACACGTCCGGACACGATCTTCGGTGCGACGTATCTAGTACTTGCACCGGAGCATCCATTCGTAACTGACATCACGACAGCGGATCACAAGGAAGCCGTCGATGCGTACATTTCGCAAGTCCAAACGAAGTCAGATCTCGAGCGAACGGATTTAGCGAAGGAAAAAACAGGTGTCTTCACGGGTGCTTTTGCGGTCAATCCGATCTCAGGCGATCGTCTTCCAATCTGGATCGCTGATTACGTCCTTGCTTCTTACGGAACAGGTGCGATCATGGCTGTTCCAGGACACGATGAGCGCGACCACGAATTCGCGAAACAATTCGACTTACCGATCGTTGAAGTCGTCGCGGGTGGAAATGTCGACGAAGCAGCCTACACAGGAGAGGGCGAACACGTCAACTCGCATATGCTTGATGGACTTGGGAAACAAGAAGCAATCGAGACGATGATCGCTGAACTCGAAACGAACCAAGTCGGTCGTAAAAAAATCACGTATCGACTCCGAGACTGGTTGTTCAGTCGTCAACGGTATTGGGGCGAGCCGATTCCAGTCGTTCATATGGAAGATGGTTCAATGAAAACACTCAATCAAGAGGAATTACCGCTTGAACTTCCAATCATTCCAGAAATCAAACCGTCTGGTACGGGCGAATCACCACTTGCGCTTGCTGAAGACTGGTTGGATTACACAGATCCTGAAACAGGAATGAAAGGCCGTCGCGAGACGAATACGATGCCACAATGGGGCGGAAGCTGCTGGTACTACCTTCGTTTCATCGATCCACACAATGAAGAAGCGATTGCGGATCCAGAAAAATTAAAATACTGGCTTCCAGTCGATATTTATATCGGTGGGGCAGAGCATGCTGTTCTCCATTTGTTGTATGCACGGTTCTGGCATAAAGTCTTGTATGATGCAGGCGTCGTACCAACAAAAGAACCATTCCAGAAGTTATACAACCAAGGAATGATCCTTGGAGAGAACAACGAGAAAATGTCAAAATCTCGCGGTAACGTCATCAACCCGGATGAAATCGTCAAGTCGCATGGTGCTGATACGTTACGTTTATACGAAATGTTCATGGGACCACTCGATGCATCGGTTGCCTGGTCTGAGAACGGTCTTGACGGAGCGCGTCGTTTCCTCGATCGCGTTTGGCGCTTGTTCGAACGGACAGCAGACATTCAAGACGTCACGGAAGTCGATGCTGACTTCGAACGGACATACCACCAGACCGTCAAGAAGGTCACGGAAGACTTCGCGAACATTCAGTTCAACACCGGGATTTCGCAACTCATGGTCTTCGTCAACGAAGCGAATAAACAGCCGGTTCTCCCGCGTCACTTCCTTCGTGGATTCATTCAATTGTTAACACCGGTCGCACCGCACCTTGGTGAAGAACTGTGGGAACAACTTGGCTTTGAAGAGACATTGACGTATGCGGCATGGCCAACATTCGATGAATCAAAACTTGTCAGCGATACGATGGAATTCGTCATTCAAGTGAACGGTAAAGTTCGCTCGAAAATCGAAATCAACATCGATGCGACAAAAGAAGAAATCGAAGCACTTGCCTTTGCTGATGAAAAGACACAAGAATGGATTGGCGACAAGACGGTTCGGAAAGTCATCGTCGTACCGAAAAAATTGATCAATATCGTGGCGAACTAA
- a CDS encoding HAD family hydrolase — protein MKKRGLIFDMDGVILDSEIRYFEVHQQMFKRLSIPLDPVQYATFMGKTGDEMWEELVAQHQLKETASALLEEEHRLFQIHAKPEECGLKKGVTQVIEQAATLGYDIGIASSSSLQKIERVIRHYGLPITHYVSGEEVIRSKPDPAIFRLAAERIGHAPENCLVIEDAANGMIGAKAAGMEVIALLDDRMPTQRLEQADHVAQSHAEIEEILRKR, from the coding sequence GTGAAAAAACGCGGTCTGATTTTTGATATGGACGGGGTTATCTTAGATAGTGAGATTCGCTACTTTGAAGTGCATCAACAGATGTTCAAAAGGTTATCGATTCCGCTTGATCCGGTTCAGTATGCGACGTTCATGGGAAAAACAGGAGATGAAATGTGGGAAGAACTCGTCGCCCAGCATCAGCTGAAAGAAACAGCTAGTGCGTTGCTTGAGGAAGAACATCGCTTGTTTCAAATTCATGCAAAGCCGGAGGAGTGTGGATTAAAAAAAGGCGTCACACAAGTCATCGAACAAGCGGCGACTCTTGGTTACGATATCGGCATTGCTTCTTCGAGTTCACTTCAGAAAATCGAACGTGTCATCCGTCATTATGGGCTTCCGATCACGCACTACGTCAGTGGAGAAGAAGTCATCCGTTCGAAACCGGATCCCGCGATTTTTCGACTTGCGGCAGAGCGGATTGGACACGCACCCGAGAACTGTCTTGTCATTGAAGACGCTGCGAACGGGATGATTGGTGCGAAAGCAGCAGGCATGGAAGTGATTGCGCTTCTTGATGACCGGATGCCAACGCAACGCTTAGAGCAAGCGGATCATGTCGCGCAATCACACGCAGAAATCGAGGAAATTTTACGGAAGCGTTGA
- the metK gene encoding methionine adenosyltransferase translates to MTNLNRRLFTSESVTEGHPDKICDQISDSILDAILAADPNARVAAETSVTTGLVLVAGEITTSTYVDIPKVVRETIREIGYTRAKYGFDADTCAVLTSIDEQSADIALGVDQALEAREGSMSDAEIDAIGAGDQGLMFGYATKETPELMPLPISLSHRLARRLAEVRKNGQLDYLRPDGKTQVTVEYNENNEPVRVDTIVISTQHAEEVTLEQIQADLKEHVITPVIPAEYIDAATKFFINPTGRFVIGGPQGDAGLTGRKIIVDTYGGYARHGGGAFSGKDPTKVDRSAAYAARYVAKNLVAAGLADKAEVQLAYAIGVAHPVSIAVDTFGTGKLPEAQLVELVAENFDLRPAGIINMLDLRRPIYRQTAAYGHFGRTDVELPWEQTDKAAVLEEQAKRFA, encoded by the coding sequence ATGACAAACCTTAATCGCCGACTATTCACGTCGGAGTCAGTCACTGAAGGTCATCCAGATAAAATCTGTGACCAAATTTCGGATTCAATCCTCGATGCGATTCTTGCAGCGGATCCAAACGCACGTGTTGCGGCAGAAACTTCTGTTACAACAGGTCTCGTTCTCGTTGCAGGTGAGATCACGACATCCACTTACGTCGACATTCCAAAAGTCGTTCGTGAAACGATTCGTGAAATCGGCTACACACGCGCGAAATACGGTTTCGATGCGGATACATGTGCTGTATTGACATCGATCGATGAGCAATCAGCAGATATCGCTCTTGGTGTCGACCAAGCGCTTGAAGCACGTGAAGGTAGCATGTCTGATGCAGAAATCGATGCAATCGGTGCAGGAGACCAAGGTCTTATGTTCGGTTACGCAACGAAAGAAACACCAGAACTCATGCCACTTCCAATTTCGCTTTCGCACCGTCTCGCACGCCGTTTGGCAGAAGTGCGTAAAAACGGTCAACTCGACTACCTTCGTCCGGACGGAAAAACACAAGTCACGGTCGAATACAACGAGAACAACGAGCCGGTTCGTGTCGATACGATCGTCATCTCGACACAACATGCGGAAGAAGTTACGCTTGAGCAAATCCAAGCTGATTTGAAAGAACACGTCATCACACCGGTCATCCCGGCTGAATACATCGACGCAGCAACGAAATTCTTCATCAACCCAACTGGTCGTTTCGTCATTGGCGGACCACAAGGAGATGCTGGATTGACTGGTCGTAAGATCATCGTTGATACGTATGGTGGATACGCACGCCACGGCGGTGGAGCATTCTCAGGTAAAGATCCAACAAAAGTCGACCGTTCAGCTGCATACGCAGCACGTTACGTCGCGAAGAACCTCGTTGCTGCAGGTCTTGCAGACAAAGCAGAAGTTCAACTTGCGTACGCAATCGGTGTCGCGCACCCTGTATCAATCGCAGTTGATACATTCGGCACAGGAAAACTTCCTGAAGCACAACTCGTCGAATTGGTTGCTGAAAACTTCGATCTTCGTCCGGCTGGAATCATCAACATGCTTGATCTCCGTCGTCCGATCTATCGTCAAACAGCTGCATACGGTCACTTCGGTCGTACAGATGTTGAGCTTCCATGGGAGCAAACAGATAAAGCAGCAGTTCTTGAAGAACAAGCAAAACGTTTCGCATAA
- a CDS encoding serine aminopeptidase domain-containing protein, which produces MVEQPTGIIVLVYPLQLRARPSEALIRVLEREYEVLLVDAPRRISFEEHGQLLKEALREAGKRKLPIHIIACSMGALVVNRLLQEYELPVASLAFVSPLFDWHPSKQLGGVKQVFASAFDRFRPDAPLGTLPFGQSTEDTVRIGELTYAQYREIEEEIVVHDEERKKLPRVNLACFYAPDDQFADVKLTLEVCRKMGGDQIYLQRLHGFPHFSFERLNTRFAEKLLLFFKLVEE; this is translated from the coding sequence GTGGTTGAACAACCAACAGGAATCATCGTATTAGTCTATCCGTTACAACTGCGTGCCCGTCCGAGTGAAGCTTTGATTCGAGTACTCGAAAGAGAGTATGAAGTGCTACTCGTCGACGCACCACGTCGCATTTCGTTTGAAGAGCACGGTCAACTGTTAAAAGAAGCATTACGCGAAGCAGGAAAACGAAAGCTACCGATTCATATCATCGCCTGTAGCATGGGGGCACTCGTCGTCAATCGTCTGTTGCAAGAATATGAACTACCAGTCGCAAGTCTTGCGTTCGTTTCACCATTGTTTGATTGGCATCCGTCGAAACAACTCGGAGGTGTCAAACAAGTCTTCGCGAGTGCGTTTGATCGTTTCCGTCCCGATGCGCCACTCGGTACGTTGCCGTTTGGTCAAAGTACGGAAGATACCGTTCGCATCGGTGAACTGACGTATGCGCAGTACCGGGAAATCGAAGAAGAGATCGTCGTACATGACGAGGAACGAAAAAAACTGCCTCGTGTAAACTTGGCTTGTTTTTATGCACCAGACGATCAGTTCGCAGACGTCAAACTGACACTCGAAGTATGTCGGAAAATGGGTGGCGATCAGATTTACTTACAACGTCTACACGGTTTCCCGCATTTCAGCTTTGAACGGTTGAATACACGGTTTGCGGAAAAATTATTGTTGTTTTTTAAATTAGTCGAAGAATGA
- a CDS encoding MDR family MFS transporter has protein sequence MPKLPKAVWILVLAMAINTTGSSFLWPFNTLYIHEYLGESMTKAGMALFVNSALAIVGNYLGGKAFDRLGGKKTLVISVIGLVLSSVGLLLFHQTYIGYVAMLGLIGFVGGMVFPTIYAMTGVIWPEGGRRAFNAIYVAQNVGVALGTAVSGQIAAFSIQYIFIANLVLYIVFAIILFVGLSWIQAPARMHAAHDEIETTRTPLSRGSARTMLLVSIGYALLWFVYVQWQGTFAVHTKSLGVTISEYSILWTINGALIVFAQPLLTPILRWFGDDLKRQLMTGTGIFLLSYLIVPFAGGFKMFLVAMIILTIGEMFIWPAVPAMAARLAPIGKEGEFQGYVNIAASAGRMISPTVGGLIYDLSGMSAVFLTLIGLILLAGVVFLRAIPKTTS, from the coding sequence ATGCCAAAATTACCAAAAGCGGTCTGGATCCTCGTCCTTGCGATGGCCATCAATACGACGGGATCCTCTTTTTTATGGCCGTTCAATACATTATATATTCATGAATATTTAGGGGAGTCGATGACAAAAGCCGGAATGGCGTTATTCGTCAACTCAGCCTTAGCAATCGTTGGGAACTACTTAGGCGGAAAAGCGTTTGACCGACTCGGCGGAAAGAAGACGCTTGTCATCAGTGTCATCGGACTTGTCCTGTCTTCCGTCGGCTTGTTGCTATTTCATCAGACGTATATTGGATACGTCGCGATGCTTGGATTGATTGGATTCGTCGGTGGGATGGTTTTCCCAACGATCTACGCAATGACGGGCGTCATCTGGCCGGAAGGCGGACGCCGCGCCTTTAATGCGATCTATGTCGCGCAAAACGTCGGTGTAGCCCTCGGGACAGCTGTTAGTGGTCAAATTGCTGCTTTTTCGATTCAGTACATCTTCATCGCCAATCTCGTTCTCTATATCGTCTTTGCCATCATTTTGTTTGTCGGTTTGTCCTGGATTCAGGCGCCAGCGCGGATGCATGCGGCACATGACGAGATCGAAACGACACGCACACCACTTTCGCGCGGATCCGCACGGACGATGTTGCTCGTTTCGATCGGTTATGCCTTACTTTGGTTCGTTTATGTGCAATGGCAAGGGACCTTTGCTGTCCATACGAAATCGCTCGGTGTCACGATTTCCGAGTACTCGATTCTTTGGACAATCAATGGAGCGCTTATCGTGTTCGCACAACCTTTATTAACACCAATTCTTCGTTGGTTTGGAGATGATTTGAAACGCCAACTGATGACCGGGACAGGCATCTTCCTTCTCTCTTATCTGATTGTTCCGTTTGCAGGCGGCTTCAAGATGTTCCTCGTGGCGATGATCATTCTGACAATCGGTGAGATGTTCATCTGGCCAGCGGTTCCTGCAATGGCGGCGCGACTTGCGCCAATCGGAAAAGAAGGAGAATTCCAAGGATACGTTAATATCGCTGCTTCAGCAGGGCGGATGATCAGTCCGACAGTTGGAGGTTTGATCTACGATTTATCAGGTATGTCAGCAGTTTTCTTGACCTTAATTGGATTGATCCTGTTAGCAGGAGTTGTTTTCCTTCGTGCTATTCCTAAAACCACATCATGA
- the pckA gene encoding phosphoenolpyruvate carboxykinase (ATP), with protein MPMTVLNIEELLKKEHVFKQLSVAELVEHAIRNEEGVLAENGALSVETGKFTGRSPKDKFIVRDSSCESHIDWGHVNQPMDGDKFEQLLQKVLRYMNEADQLYYTEAAAGADTHFTLPVRVLTQYAWHNLFAKQLFLREYPEVAAFEPFTVVYAPHFKADPTVDGTNSETFIAMSFEHRIVLIGGTEYAGEIKKSIFSVMNYLLPQENVLSMHCSANVGHEGDVALFFGLSGTGKTTLSADDSRQLIGDDEHGWSHDGVFNIEGGCYAKTVNLSREKEPQIFDAIRFGTVLENVVLDESRHPDYDDTSLTENTRAAYPITAIDNIAVPSRAGHPKTIVFLTADAYGVLPPISKLTKEQAMYHFLSGYTSKLAGTERGITEPEATFSTCFGSPFLPLIPEKYATMLGELIDRHGVTVYLVNTGWTGGAYGTGSRMKLSYTRTMVNAAVNGTLAAIPTEEHPIFGLHMPLEVPGVPSELLNPVRVWSNPDEYNTQARSLAEKFQHNFLRFESATDAIKSAGPCL; from the coding sequence ATGCCGATGACGGTCCTGAATATCGAAGAACTACTCAAGAAAGAGCATGTGTTCAAACAACTATCTGTTGCTGAACTTGTCGAACATGCGATTCGAAACGAAGAAGGTGTCCTTGCTGAGAACGGCGCACTATCTGTAGAAACGGGGAAATTTACAGGTCGTTCACCAAAAGATAAGTTCATCGTCCGTGATTCTTCCTGCGAGTCTCACATTGATTGGGGTCATGTTAACCAACCGATGGATGGAGACAAATTTGAACAATTGTTACAAAAGGTTCTTCGTTACATGAACGAAGCCGATCAGCTCTACTACACAGAAGCTGCTGCTGGGGCAGATACGCACTTCACCCTTCCGGTTCGTGTGCTCACACAATACGCTTGGCATAACCTGTTTGCCAAACAACTCTTTTTACGCGAGTATCCTGAAGTGGCTGCCTTCGAACCGTTCACGGTCGTCTACGCGCCACATTTCAAAGCAGATCCTACCGTTGACGGAACGAATTCCGAGACATTCATCGCCATGTCGTTTGAACACCGGATCGTCTTGATCGGCGGAACCGAATATGCGGGCGAAATCAAAAAATCGATTTTTTCCGTCATGAACTACCTCTTACCACAAGAAAATGTCCTTTCGATGCACTGTTCAGCAAACGTCGGACACGAAGGCGACGTCGCCTTGTTCTTCGGTCTATCCGGTACTGGTAAGACCACCCTGTCAGCAGACGATAGCCGTCAATTGATCGGTGACGATGAGCATGGTTGGTCGCATGACGGCGTCTTCAACATTGAAGGTGGATGTTATGCGAAGACGGTCAATCTGTCACGCGAAAAAGAACCGCAAATTTTTGATGCGATCCGTTTCGGAACTGTCCTTGAAAACGTCGTGCTCGATGAATCTCGTCATCCTGATTACGATGACACATCGTTGACAGAAAATACACGTGCTGCTTATCCGATCACAGCGATCGATAACATCGCTGTTCCATCACGGGCTGGTCATCCGAAGACGATTGTCTTCTTGACGGCTGATGCGTATGGCGTCTTGCCTCCGATCAGTAAATTGACGAAAGAACAAGCGATGTATCATTTCCTATCAGGTTATACATCAAAACTTGCTGGAACAGAGCGTGGTATCACGGAACCGGAAGCAACGTTCTCGACATGCTTCGGTTCACCATTTCTTCCACTGATACCTGAAAAGTATGCGACGATGCTCGGAGAACTGATTGATCGTCACGGTGTGACCGTTTATCTCGTCAACACAGGCTGGACAGGCGGTGCTTACGGGACAGGTAGTCGAATGAAGCTATCGTATACACGGACGATGGTCAACGCTGCCGTCAACGGAACACTTGCAGCGATTCCAACAGAAGAGCACCCAATCTTCGGACTTCATATGCCACTTGAAGTTCCTGGTGTTCCAAGTGAATTACTCAATCCGGTACGCGTCTGGTCAAATCCTGACGAATACAACACACAAGCGCGTTCGCTTGCTGAGAAATTCCAACATAATTTCCTTCGTTTCGAAAGTGCGACGGATGCGATCAAGTCAGCAGGTCCATGTCTATAA